One Poecilia reticulata strain Guanapo linkage group LG19, Guppy_female_1.0+MT, whole genome shotgun sequence genomic window carries:
- the abca5 gene encoding cholesterol transporter ABCA5 isoform X2: MYFIPEASLSDTSRPHVIHMRNAGSMQPVFRRDAGVWPQTQSLLYKNLLIKWRTKQQSLQELILPLLLLGLLILISTLNPHVYYGAINTAELPNDDFFQILKSLAFTPNTNITSRIMDEVANVIGLQDPLEMFSSEKELENASLNESSSFIGVVFLDSSATSYRLRFPHNKLPLPSDYTESIASCYSSMLKCKAANYWYSGFTRLQSVIDAAIIEVQTRRSVRKELDIKVVMMGQPGSVEVHKFPHALISIYLVLAFTPFVTFLIVNVAAEKEHRLKDTMTMMGLYDTAFWLSWGLLYAALVTAMSILMAIIATYTALFPNSDFFVVFSLIFLYGISSIFFSFMLTPLFKKPKFASTVGSMLTVVFGCMSLFTVLMRDFPQPLVWLLCLLSPSAFSIGIAQVVYLEAQGDGAVFSSLTNGPHPLYVPLVMLALDCILYLLLTLYLDQVLPGDFGIKRSMLYFLKPSYWSKHRKRYVEVSSVYDAEANGAPGGDECVEPVSPEFRGKEAIRITNICKVYKDKDSTVDALRGFTFDIYEGQITALLGHSGAGKSTLMNILCGICPPTNGSATIYGSPVAEIAEGSEMKQLVGICPQFNIIFDVLTVEEHLRIFAAIKGIPPADVDAEVTRVLKDLDLEKIMTAQAKNLSGGQKRKLSVGIAILGDPKILLLDEPTAGMDPCSRHQVWSLLKSRRAGRVIVLSTHYMDEADILADRKAVISQGQLKCVGSSLYLKIKCGVGYHLRMSISEGCDMEKVTSLMKQHVPKAKLSRQHDTELTFTLPFESMNTFSGLFSELDCQPQLGIINYGVSMTTLEDVFLRLESEAEVDQADYSVFNREQAEDEGDIGSLDDTDQQLLTFSDSKSDSVTGHALWRQQFSAVAWLHMLNMRREWKAFVYTLVLFLLFLSSVLIVSLVTGNIQIHSQERQFLPTYLLKKNEAPHRYATSLLVKNSTNSDISDLIRNLESQDIKVELMKQNDYMDAAPHSAAINVTRSKEGFRYTIAFNSTTIHSLPMAVNILSNALLRGLNGTGRIRTWTKPFDYQIPDATSYALVYIEAIMLGMLAVGMPAYFAMDHTRDREIKCRSTLRISGLLPSAYWCGQAAVDIPFYYLILSSMNLILFCFHSGNLSTNGNLTAVVLCTVGFGPAMIVFTYVVSFGFTRVQSNRDFFSFICMMVCVVSASIVQLSFVNDNLELTRTLHNILCFFNPLYPLMGCLNCITKATFLPVLYEENFLWKSLLISVVAPYLQCILLLFLLRWLEIRYGGRAMKNDQLCRISSKPKAKPERIPEEGQNEDEDVQMEKARVKEALTCQACEEKPVVVVNNLRKQYKGRKEGFSFTKRTKVATKNVSFCVRKGEVLGLLGPNGSGKSTVMHMLSGDTNPTAGQILMGDYSTEFRPVENPLEHVGYCPQVNPLWPRITLQEHLELYAAIKGLKGQEVPGIIKRVSNALELREHLNKQAKNLSAGLKRKLCFALSMIGNPQIVLLDEPSSGMDPKSKQRMWRAMRVAFRNHQRGAILTTHYMEEAEAVCDRVAIMVSGQLRCIGSIQHLKAKYGQGYSLELKLREELTGLQQVALLHKEILRIFPHALRQESFTTLMVYKIPMEDVKSLAHSFSKLENAKQTFNFEEYNFSQSTLEQVFLEFAKEQENDEDEVGPLSTTFQWQRLQQDAAVSANHVDSVVHQL, translated from the exons ATGTATTTCATAC CTGAGGCCAGCCTTAGCGACACATCCCGTCCGCACGTCATCCACATGAGGAATGCTGGCAGCATGCAGCCGGTTTTTAGAAGAGACGCAGGAGTTTGGccacaaacacaaagtcttCTCTACAAGAACCTGCTCATCAAATGGAGGACCAAGCAGCAGAGCCTCCAG gagCTGATCctccctctgctgctcctgGGTCTCCTTATTCTCATCAGCACCCTGAACCCTCATGTTTATTATGGCGCCATCAACACGGCCGAGCTGCCGAATGACGATTTCTTCCAGATCCTGAAAAGCTTGGCCTTCACACCCAACACCAACATCACCAGTCGCATCATGGACGAAGTGGCCAATGTCATAG GCTTGCAGGACCCCCTGGAGATGTTTTCCAGTGAGAAGGAACTGGAGAACGCCAGCTTGAACGAATCGTCCAGCTTCATCGGCGTGGTGTTCTTGGACAGCTCCGCCACGTCTTACAGACTGCGCTTTCCGCACAACAAGCTGCCCCTGCCGAGTGATTACACGGAGTCTATTG CCAGCTGTTACAGCAGCATGTTGAAATGCAAAGCTGCAAATTATTGGTACTCTGGTTTCACCCGCCTCCAGTCTGTGATTGATGCAGCTATCATTGAG GTACAGACCAGACGGTCAGTGCGGAAGGAGCTGGATATAAAGGTGGTGATGATGGGCCAGCCGGGCTCCGTGGAGGTGCACAAGTTTCCTCATGCCCTCATCTCCATCTACCTGGTGTTGGCCTTCACACCCTTCGTCACCTTCCTCATCGTCAACGTTGCAGCTGAGAAGGAGCATCGGCTGAAAGACACCATGACCATGATGGGGCTGTACGACACGGCCTTCTG GTTGTCATGGGGCCTTCTGTATGCTGCTCTGGTGACCGCCATGTCCATTCTGATGGCCATCATCGCCACGTACACTGCACTGTTCCCCAACAGTGACTTTTTTGTCGTCTTTTCACTCATCTTCCTCTATGGAATATCATCT ATCTTCTTCTCCTTCATGTTGACTCCACTGTTTAAAAAGCCCAAGTTTGCCAGCACCGTGGGCTCCATGCTGACGGTGGTGTTTGGCTGCATGTCGCTGTTCACCGTGCTGATGAGAGACTTCCCACAGCCGCTGGTTTGGCTTCTGTGCCTGCTCTCTCCCAGTGCATTCTCAATTGGGATTGCACAG GTAGTTTACCTGGAAGCACAGGGAGATGGTGCTGTGTTTTCCTCCTTGACCAATGGGCCTCATCCGCTCTATGTTCCTCTGGTCATGCTGGCTCTGGACTGCATTCTTTACCTTCTGCTGACTCTCTACTTAGACCAGGTGCTGCCTG GTGACTTTGGAATCAAGCGATCCATGCTGTACTTCCTGAAGCCGTCTTATTGGTCCAAACACAGAAAGCGCTACGTTGAAGTGAGCTCAGTGTACGATGCTGAGGCGAACGGCGCTCCTGGTGGAGATGAATGTGTCGAGCCCGTTTCCCCCGAGTTCAGAGGGAAAGAAGCAATTCG catcACCAACATCTGTAAAGTGTACAAAGACAAGGACAGCACAGTGGACGCTCTGAGAG GTTTCACGTTTGACATCTATGAGGGTCAGATCACAGCTCTGCTGGGGCACAGCGGCGCCGGAAAATCCACTCTGATGAACATCCTGTGCGGCATCTGCCCGCCCACCAACGGCTCGGCCACCATCTACGGCTCTCCCGTGGCGGAGATCGCAGAGGGCTCGGAGATGAAGCAGCTGGTGGGAATCTGCCCTCAGTTCAACATCATCTTTGATGTGCTGACTGTGGAGGAGCACCTCAGGATATTCGCTGCCATCAAAGGGATCCCACCTGCAGATGTTGATGCTGAG GTCACCAGAGTGCTGAAGGATCTGGACCTGGAGAAAATCATGACGGCTCAGGCAAAGAATCTGAGTGGAGGCCAGAAGAGAAAACTCTCTGTGGGCATTGCCATCCTCGGCGACCCTAAG ATTCTTCTCCTGGATGAGCCCACGGCGGGCATGGACCCCTGCTCCAGACACCAGGTCTGGTCTCTGCTGAAGAGCCGGCGGGCCGGCAGGGTCATTGTGCTCAGCACACACTACATGGACGAGGCGGACATCCTCGCTG ATCGTAAAGCTGTGATCTCTCAGGGGCAGCTGAAGTGCGTCGGCTCGTCTCTGTATCTTAAGATCAAGTGTGGCGTCGGATATCATCTCCG AATGTCGATCAGTGAGGGATGTGACATGGAAAAGGTTACATCACTGATGAAGCAGCACGTTCCCAAAGCGAAGTTGTCCCGGCAGCACGATACAGAGCTGACTTTCACTCTGCCCTTTGAGAGCATGAACACGTTTTCAG GCTTGTTCTCGGAGCTCGACTGTCAGCCACAGTTGGGGATAATTAACTACGGTGTTTCCATGACTACGCTGGAAGATGTTTTTCTGCGTTTGGAGTCGGAAGCTGAGGTGGATCAAGCTG ACTACAGCGTGTTTAACCGAGAGCAGGCGGAGGACGAAGGCGACATCGGGTCTCTGGACGACACAGACCAGCAGCTGCTCACCTTCTCAGACAGCAAGTCCGATTCGGTGACCGGTCACGCTCTGTGGCGGCAGCAGTTCAGCGCCGTGGCCTGGCTGCACATGCTCAACATGCGCAGGGAGTGGAAAGCCTTCGTTTACAC TCTGGTGCTGTTCCTGCTCTTCCTTTCTTCGGTTCTCATCGTGTCGCTGGTGACAGGAAACATCCAGATCCACTCACAGGAGCGACAGTTCCTCCCCACTTACCTTTTGAAAAAGAACGAAGCGCCTCACAGATACGCCACGAGCCTCCTCGTTAAAAACTCAACCA ATTCCGATATTTCCGACTTGATCCGCAACCTGGAGTCACAGGATATCAAAGTGGAACTGATGAAACAGAACGACTACATGGATGCGGCTCCGCATAGCGCTGCCATAAACGTCACCAGGTCCAAAGAG GGTTTTAGGTACACCATCGCTTTCAACAGCACCACAATTCACTCCTTGCCCATGGCCGTCAATATTCTGAGCAACGCGCTCCTCAGAGGTCTGAACGGAACGGGGCGGATCCGAACCTGGACCAAACCCTTTGACTAC CAAATCCCGGATGCAACGTCTTACGCCCTGGTCTACATAGAGGCCATCATGCTGGGAATGCTGGCTGTCGGAATGCCGGCATATTTCGCGATGGATCACACCCGAGACCGGGAG ATAAAATGTCGCTCCACGCTGCGGATCTCTGGCCTGCTGCCGTCAGCCTACTGGTGCGGCCAGGCGGCGGTGGACATCCCCTTCTACTACCTCATCCTGTCCTCCATGAACCTCATCCTCTTCTGCTTCCACTCCGGAAACCTGTCGACAAACGGCAACCTCACCGCCGTG GTCCTCTGCACTGTCGGCTTCGGCCCGGCCATGATCGTCTTCACGTATGTCGTTTCTTTTGGATTCACGCGAgtgcagagcaacagagacTTCTTCTCTTTCATCTGCATGATG gtgTGTGTGGTGTCGGCCTCCATCGTGCAGCTGTCGTTTGTGAACGACAACCTCGAACTGACCAGAACTCTCCACaacatcttgtgttttttcaaccCGCTGTATCCTCTGATGGGTTGCCTCAACTGCATCACCAAG GCAACATTCCTTCCTGTTCTGTACGAGGAGAACTTCTTGTGGAAAAGTCTGCTCATTTCTGTCGTAGCc ccttACCTGCAGTGCATCCTTCTGCTTTTCCTGCTCCGGTGGTTGGAGATCCGATACGGAGGAAGGGCGATGAAGAACGATCAGCTCTGCAG GATCTCGTCCAAGCCGAAGGCCAAACCGGAGCGGATCCCGGAGGAAGGGCAGAACGAGGATGAGGACGTTCAGATGGAGAAGGCCAGAGTGAAGGAGGCGCTCACTTGTCAGGCTTGTGAGGAG AAACCAGTTGTGGTTGTTAATAACCTAAGAAAGCAGTACAAAGGCAGGAAGGAAGGCTTCTCTTTCACCAAGAGGACCAAAGTAGCCACAAAGAACGTCTCGTTCTGCGTTCGCAAAG GGGAAGTTCTTGGCCTGTTGGGCCCCAACGGATCAGGAAAGAGCACGGTCATGCACATGCTGTCAGGCGACACCAACCCCACGGCTGGCCAG ATCCTGATGGGAGACTACAGCACCGAGTTTCGTCCAGTGGAAAACCCTCTGGAACACGTCGGCTACTGTCCCCAGGTGAACCCTCTGTGGCCCCGGATCACCCTGCAGGAACACCTGGAGCTCTACGCCGCCATCAAGGGCCTGAAGGGCCAGGAGGTCCCGGGCATCATCAAGCG AGTGTCGAACGCTTTGGAGCTGAgagaacatttaaacaaacaggCCAAGAATCTCTCTGCCGGACTCAAACGGAAG CTGTGCTTTGCTCTGAGTATGATCGGGAATCCTCAGATCGTCCTGCTGGATGAGCCGTCGTCAGGAATGGATCCCAAGTCTAAGCAGCGGATGTG GAGGGCCATGCGTGTTGCGTTCAGGAACCATCAGCGAGGAGCCATCCTCACCACACACTACATGGAGGAGGCAGAGGCTGTGTGCGACCGGGTCGCCATCATGGTTTCTGGCCAGCTGAG ATGCATCGGCTCCATCCAGCATCTGAAGGCAAAATACGGACAAGGCTACAGTCTGGAGTTGAAACTGAGAGAGGAACTGACGGGactccagcaggtggcgctgctgCACAAGGAGATCCTCCGAATCTTTCCTCACGCCCTCCGACAGGAGAG CTTCACCACTCTGATGGTTTATAAGATCCCCATGGAGGACGTCAAGTCGCTGGCTCACTCTTTCTCCAAGTTAGAGAATG ccaaACAAACCTTTAACTTTGAGGAGTACAACTTCTCTCAGTCGACTCTGGAGCAG
- the abca5 gene encoding cholesterol transporter ABCA5 isoform X1 — MTISSAAEASLSDTSRPHVIHMRNAGSMQPVFRRDAGVWPQTQSLLYKNLLIKWRTKQQSLQELILPLLLLGLLILISTLNPHVYYGAINTAELPNDDFFQILKSLAFTPNTNITSRIMDEVANVIGLQDPLEMFSSEKELENASLNESSSFIGVVFLDSSATSYRLRFPHNKLPLPSDYTESIASCYSSMLKCKAANYWYSGFTRLQSVIDAAIIEVQTRRSVRKELDIKVVMMGQPGSVEVHKFPHALISIYLVLAFTPFVTFLIVNVAAEKEHRLKDTMTMMGLYDTAFWLSWGLLYAALVTAMSILMAIIATYTALFPNSDFFVVFSLIFLYGISSIFFSFMLTPLFKKPKFASTVGSMLTVVFGCMSLFTVLMRDFPQPLVWLLCLLSPSAFSIGIAQVVYLEAQGDGAVFSSLTNGPHPLYVPLVMLALDCILYLLLTLYLDQVLPGDFGIKRSMLYFLKPSYWSKHRKRYVEVSSVYDAEANGAPGGDECVEPVSPEFRGKEAIRITNICKVYKDKDSTVDALRGFTFDIYEGQITALLGHSGAGKSTLMNILCGICPPTNGSATIYGSPVAEIAEGSEMKQLVGICPQFNIIFDVLTVEEHLRIFAAIKGIPPADVDAEVTRVLKDLDLEKIMTAQAKNLSGGQKRKLSVGIAILGDPKILLLDEPTAGMDPCSRHQVWSLLKSRRAGRVIVLSTHYMDEADILADRKAVISQGQLKCVGSSLYLKIKCGVGYHLRMSISEGCDMEKVTSLMKQHVPKAKLSRQHDTELTFTLPFESMNTFSGLFSELDCQPQLGIINYGVSMTTLEDVFLRLESEAEVDQADYSVFNREQAEDEGDIGSLDDTDQQLLTFSDSKSDSVTGHALWRQQFSAVAWLHMLNMRREWKAFVYTLVLFLLFLSSVLIVSLVTGNIQIHSQERQFLPTYLLKKNEAPHRYATSLLVKNSTNSDISDLIRNLESQDIKVELMKQNDYMDAAPHSAAINVTRSKEGFRYTIAFNSTTIHSLPMAVNILSNALLRGLNGTGRIRTWTKPFDYQIPDATSYALVYIEAIMLGMLAVGMPAYFAMDHTRDREIKCRSTLRISGLLPSAYWCGQAAVDIPFYYLILSSMNLILFCFHSGNLSTNGNLTAVVLCTVGFGPAMIVFTYVVSFGFTRVQSNRDFFSFICMMVCVVSASIVQLSFVNDNLELTRTLHNILCFFNPLYPLMGCLNCITKATFLPVLYEENFLWKSLLISVVAPYLQCILLLFLLRWLEIRYGGRAMKNDQLCRISSKPKAKPERIPEEGQNEDEDVQMEKARVKEALTCQACEEKPVVVVNNLRKQYKGRKEGFSFTKRTKVATKNVSFCVRKGEVLGLLGPNGSGKSTVMHMLSGDTNPTAGQILMGDYSTEFRPVENPLEHVGYCPQVNPLWPRITLQEHLELYAAIKGLKGQEVPGIIKRVSNALELREHLNKQAKNLSAGLKRKLCFALSMIGNPQIVLLDEPSSGMDPKSKQRMWRAMRVAFRNHQRGAILTTHYMEEAEAVCDRVAIMVSGQLRCIGSIQHLKAKYGQGYSLELKLREELTGLQQVALLHKEILRIFPHALRQESFTTLMVYKIPMEDVKSLAHSFSKLENAKQTFNFEEYNFSQSTLEQVFLEFAKEQENDEDEVGPLSTTFQWQRLQQDAAVSANHVDSVVHQL; from the exons ATGACAATATCATCTGCAG CTGAGGCCAGCCTTAGCGACACATCCCGTCCGCACGTCATCCACATGAGGAATGCTGGCAGCATGCAGCCGGTTTTTAGAAGAGACGCAGGAGTTTGGccacaaacacaaagtcttCTCTACAAGAACCTGCTCATCAAATGGAGGACCAAGCAGCAGAGCCTCCAG gagCTGATCctccctctgctgctcctgGGTCTCCTTATTCTCATCAGCACCCTGAACCCTCATGTTTATTATGGCGCCATCAACACGGCCGAGCTGCCGAATGACGATTTCTTCCAGATCCTGAAAAGCTTGGCCTTCACACCCAACACCAACATCACCAGTCGCATCATGGACGAAGTGGCCAATGTCATAG GCTTGCAGGACCCCCTGGAGATGTTTTCCAGTGAGAAGGAACTGGAGAACGCCAGCTTGAACGAATCGTCCAGCTTCATCGGCGTGGTGTTCTTGGACAGCTCCGCCACGTCTTACAGACTGCGCTTTCCGCACAACAAGCTGCCCCTGCCGAGTGATTACACGGAGTCTATTG CCAGCTGTTACAGCAGCATGTTGAAATGCAAAGCTGCAAATTATTGGTACTCTGGTTTCACCCGCCTCCAGTCTGTGATTGATGCAGCTATCATTGAG GTACAGACCAGACGGTCAGTGCGGAAGGAGCTGGATATAAAGGTGGTGATGATGGGCCAGCCGGGCTCCGTGGAGGTGCACAAGTTTCCTCATGCCCTCATCTCCATCTACCTGGTGTTGGCCTTCACACCCTTCGTCACCTTCCTCATCGTCAACGTTGCAGCTGAGAAGGAGCATCGGCTGAAAGACACCATGACCATGATGGGGCTGTACGACACGGCCTTCTG GTTGTCATGGGGCCTTCTGTATGCTGCTCTGGTGACCGCCATGTCCATTCTGATGGCCATCATCGCCACGTACACTGCACTGTTCCCCAACAGTGACTTTTTTGTCGTCTTTTCACTCATCTTCCTCTATGGAATATCATCT ATCTTCTTCTCCTTCATGTTGACTCCACTGTTTAAAAAGCCCAAGTTTGCCAGCACCGTGGGCTCCATGCTGACGGTGGTGTTTGGCTGCATGTCGCTGTTCACCGTGCTGATGAGAGACTTCCCACAGCCGCTGGTTTGGCTTCTGTGCCTGCTCTCTCCCAGTGCATTCTCAATTGGGATTGCACAG GTAGTTTACCTGGAAGCACAGGGAGATGGTGCTGTGTTTTCCTCCTTGACCAATGGGCCTCATCCGCTCTATGTTCCTCTGGTCATGCTGGCTCTGGACTGCATTCTTTACCTTCTGCTGACTCTCTACTTAGACCAGGTGCTGCCTG GTGACTTTGGAATCAAGCGATCCATGCTGTACTTCCTGAAGCCGTCTTATTGGTCCAAACACAGAAAGCGCTACGTTGAAGTGAGCTCAGTGTACGATGCTGAGGCGAACGGCGCTCCTGGTGGAGATGAATGTGTCGAGCCCGTTTCCCCCGAGTTCAGAGGGAAAGAAGCAATTCG catcACCAACATCTGTAAAGTGTACAAAGACAAGGACAGCACAGTGGACGCTCTGAGAG GTTTCACGTTTGACATCTATGAGGGTCAGATCACAGCTCTGCTGGGGCACAGCGGCGCCGGAAAATCCACTCTGATGAACATCCTGTGCGGCATCTGCCCGCCCACCAACGGCTCGGCCACCATCTACGGCTCTCCCGTGGCGGAGATCGCAGAGGGCTCGGAGATGAAGCAGCTGGTGGGAATCTGCCCTCAGTTCAACATCATCTTTGATGTGCTGACTGTGGAGGAGCACCTCAGGATATTCGCTGCCATCAAAGGGATCCCACCTGCAGATGTTGATGCTGAG GTCACCAGAGTGCTGAAGGATCTGGACCTGGAGAAAATCATGACGGCTCAGGCAAAGAATCTGAGTGGAGGCCAGAAGAGAAAACTCTCTGTGGGCATTGCCATCCTCGGCGACCCTAAG ATTCTTCTCCTGGATGAGCCCACGGCGGGCATGGACCCCTGCTCCAGACACCAGGTCTGGTCTCTGCTGAAGAGCCGGCGGGCCGGCAGGGTCATTGTGCTCAGCACACACTACATGGACGAGGCGGACATCCTCGCTG ATCGTAAAGCTGTGATCTCTCAGGGGCAGCTGAAGTGCGTCGGCTCGTCTCTGTATCTTAAGATCAAGTGTGGCGTCGGATATCATCTCCG AATGTCGATCAGTGAGGGATGTGACATGGAAAAGGTTACATCACTGATGAAGCAGCACGTTCCCAAAGCGAAGTTGTCCCGGCAGCACGATACAGAGCTGACTTTCACTCTGCCCTTTGAGAGCATGAACACGTTTTCAG GCTTGTTCTCGGAGCTCGACTGTCAGCCACAGTTGGGGATAATTAACTACGGTGTTTCCATGACTACGCTGGAAGATGTTTTTCTGCGTTTGGAGTCGGAAGCTGAGGTGGATCAAGCTG ACTACAGCGTGTTTAACCGAGAGCAGGCGGAGGACGAAGGCGACATCGGGTCTCTGGACGACACAGACCAGCAGCTGCTCACCTTCTCAGACAGCAAGTCCGATTCGGTGACCGGTCACGCTCTGTGGCGGCAGCAGTTCAGCGCCGTGGCCTGGCTGCACATGCTCAACATGCGCAGGGAGTGGAAAGCCTTCGTTTACAC TCTGGTGCTGTTCCTGCTCTTCCTTTCTTCGGTTCTCATCGTGTCGCTGGTGACAGGAAACATCCAGATCCACTCACAGGAGCGACAGTTCCTCCCCACTTACCTTTTGAAAAAGAACGAAGCGCCTCACAGATACGCCACGAGCCTCCTCGTTAAAAACTCAACCA ATTCCGATATTTCCGACTTGATCCGCAACCTGGAGTCACAGGATATCAAAGTGGAACTGATGAAACAGAACGACTACATGGATGCGGCTCCGCATAGCGCTGCCATAAACGTCACCAGGTCCAAAGAG GGTTTTAGGTACACCATCGCTTTCAACAGCACCACAATTCACTCCTTGCCCATGGCCGTCAATATTCTGAGCAACGCGCTCCTCAGAGGTCTGAACGGAACGGGGCGGATCCGAACCTGGACCAAACCCTTTGACTAC CAAATCCCGGATGCAACGTCTTACGCCCTGGTCTACATAGAGGCCATCATGCTGGGAATGCTGGCTGTCGGAATGCCGGCATATTTCGCGATGGATCACACCCGAGACCGGGAG ATAAAATGTCGCTCCACGCTGCGGATCTCTGGCCTGCTGCCGTCAGCCTACTGGTGCGGCCAGGCGGCGGTGGACATCCCCTTCTACTACCTCATCCTGTCCTCCATGAACCTCATCCTCTTCTGCTTCCACTCCGGAAACCTGTCGACAAACGGCAACCTCACCGCCGTG GTCCTCTGCACTGTCGGCTTCGGCCCGGCCATGATCGTCTTCACGTATGTCGTTTCTTTTGGATTCACGCGAgtgcagagcaacagagacTTCTTCTCTTTCATCTGCATGATG gtgTGTGTGGTGTCGGCCTCCATCGTGCAGCTGTCGTTTGTGAACGACAACCTCGAACTGACCAGAACTCTCCACaacatcttgtgttttttcaaccCGCTGTATCCTCTGATGGGTTGCCTCAACTGCATCACCAAG GCAACATTCCTTCCTGTTCTGTACGAGGAGAACTTCTTGTGGAAAAGTCTGCTCATTTCTGTCGTAGCc ccttACCTGCAGTGCATCCTTCTGCTTTTCCTGCTCCGGTGGTTGGAGATCCGATACGGAGGAAGGGCGATGAAGAACGATCAGCTCTGCAG GATCTCGTCCAAGCCGAAGGCCAAACCGGAGCGGATCCCGGAGGAAGGGCAGAACGAGGATGAGGACGTTCAGATGGAGAAGGCCAGAGTGAAGGAGGCGCTCACTTGTCAGGCTTGTGAGGAG AAACCAGTTGTGGTTGTTAATAACCTAAGAAAGCAGTACAAAGGCAGGAAGGAAGGCTTCTCTTTCACCAAGAGGACCAAAGTAGCCACAAAGAACGTCTCGTTCTGCGTTCGCAAAG GGGAAGTTCTTGGCCTGTTGGGCCCCAACGGATCAGGAAAGAGCACGGTCATGCACATGCTGTCAGGCGACACCAACCCCACGGCTGGCCAG ATCCTGATGGGAGACTACAGCACCGAGTTTCGTCCAGTGGAAAACCCTCTGGAACACGTCGGCTACTGTCCCCAGGTGAACCCTCTGTGGCCCCGGATCACCCTGCAGGAACACCTGGAGCTCTACGCCGCCATCAAGGGCCTGAAGGGCCAGGAGGTCCCGGGCATCATCAAGCG AGTGTCGAACGCTTTGGAGCTGAgagaacatttaaacaaacaggCCAAGAATCTCTCTGCCGGACTCAAACGGAAG CTGTGCTTTGCTCTGAGTATGATCGGGAATCCTCAGATCGTCCTGCTGGATGAGCCGTCGTCAGGAATGGATCCCAAGTCTAAGCAGCGGATGTG GAGGGCCATGCGTGTTGCGTTCAGGAACCATCAGCGAGGAGCCATCCTCACCACACACTACATGGAGGAGGCAGAGGCTGTGTGCGACCGGGTCGCCATCATGGTTTCTGGCCAGCTGAG ATGCATCGGCTCCATCCAGCATCTGAAGGCAAAATACGGACAAGGCTACAGTCTGGAGTTGAAACTGAGAGAGGAACTGACGGGactccagcaggtggcgctgctgCACAAGGAGATCCTCCGAATCTTTCCTCACGCCCTCCGACAGGAGAG CTTCACCACTCTGATGGTTTATAAGATCCCCATGGAGGACGTCAAGTCGCTGGCTCACTCTTTCTCCAAGTTAGAGAATG ccaaACAAACCTTTAACTTTGAGGAGTACAACTTCTCTCAGTCGACTCTGGAGCAG